One window from the genome of Cryptomeria japonica chromosome 6, Sugi_1.0, whole genome shotgun sequence encodes:
- the LOC131067879 gene encoding cytochrome P450 750A1-like: MGMGILFIFYCFVYKLKREEKKMKLPPGPRPWPVIGSLHLLGNLPHQAFATLAKKYGSLMFLRLGSIPTIVVSSPAMAKEFLKTHDLVFATRPYSYKGKNICYGHNDVAFGLYGESWRQKRKLMTVELLTVKRNDSFRFVREEEVSSMIASIWQEREHGEQCVDVKRRLSSLTQNIVCRMLAGRTYSDNELNGGHGFKEMVEEMFAVFGAFPIGEYIPSLDWMDLQGFRRRMKAVHQIFDRFAEKVIDEHIVERKAREGDRVKDMVDVMLSMAETEGQAMSRVDIKAVILDFVNAGMETPVTLLDWAISELLKNPATLARVQQEIESVVGRDRRVK, translated from the exons ATGGGAATGGGGATTTTATTCATCTTCTACTGCTTCGTCTATAAGCTGAAAAgggaagaaaagaaaatgaaattgcCTCCAGGACCACGTCCATGGCCTGTCATAGGAAGCCTCCATCTCTTGGGAAACCTTCCACATCAAGCTTTTGCAACGCTGGCAAAGAAATACGGATCCCTTATGTTTCTCCGTTTAGGTTCCATCCCCACTATTGTGGTGTCTTCTCCTGCCATGGCAAAAGAATTTCTCAAAACGCATGATTTGGTGTTTGCAACCAGACCATACAGTTACAAAGGGAAAAACATATGCTATGGTCATAATGACGTCGCTTTTGGCCTCTATGGAGAGTCTTGGAGGCAGAAGAGAAAGCTGATGACAGTGGAGCTGCTCACAGTGAAGAGAAACGATTCCTTCAGATTTGTGAGAGAGGAAGAAGTGTCTTCCATGATCGCCTCCATCTGGCAGGAAAGGGAGCATGGAGAGCAGTGTGTGGATGTGAAGAGGAGACTCTCCTCCCTTACTCAAAATATTGTCTGCAGAATGTTAGCTGGCAGGACGTACTCCGACAACGAACTGAATGGAGGGCATGGTTTCAAAGAAATGGTGGAAGAGATGTTTGCCGTGTTCGGTGCATTTCCCATTGGCGAATATATTCCTTCTCTTGACTGGATGGACTTGCAAGGATTCCGTCGTCGGATGAAGGCCGTTCACCAAATATTCGACAGATTTGCTGAAAAAGTAATCGATGAGCACATCGTAGAAAGAAAAGCTAGGGAAGGAGATCGCGTTAAAGACATGGTAGACGTGATGCTTAGCATGGCTGAGACGGAGGGCCAGGCAATGTCACGGGTCGACATCAAAGCCGTTATCCTG GATTTTGTAAATGCGGGAATGGAAACACCGGTGACATTGCTAGACTGGGCGATAAGTGAATTGCTAAAGAATCCTGCAACGTTGGCACGAGTGCAGCAGGAGATTGAATCAGTAGTTGGCAGAGACCGCAGAGTAAAGTAG
- the LOC131067878 gene encoding cytochrome P450 71AU50-like — MSFHYLQCAVKETLRLHPPDPLLILHESMEGCSVGEYFIPPKTRLFVNLWAIGRDESLWEDAHQFNPERFIGINKDVRGYDFDFTPFGAGRRGCPGISMGLSICEFALAQLVHYFDWTVEGEVDMAEEFGITVTRKHPLFACPKWRLTSEYPS, encoded by the coding sequence ATGAGTTTCCACTACTTGCAATGCGCGGTGAAGGAAACCCTCCGACTTCACCCGCCAGATCCGCTGCTCATCCTGCACGAGTCGATGGAAGGCTGCAGCGTTGGAGAATATTTCATTCCGCCAAAGACGAGGCTTTTTGTGAATTTGTGGGCGATTGGAAGGGACGAAAGCCTTTGGGAAGATGCTCATCAGTTTAATCCCGAGCGGTTCATAGGCATTAATAAGGATGTGAGAGGTTACGACTTCGATTTTACGCCCTTTGGAGCAGGAAGGAGAGGATGCCCTGGGATTAGCATGGGTCTTTCTATTTGTGAGTTCGCACTCGCTCAGCTGGTTCACTACTTTGACTGGACTGTGGAGGGCGAGGTTGATATGGCGGAAGAGTTTGGAATAACTGTTACCAGAAAACATCCGCTGTTTGCCTGCCCTAAATGGAGGCTCACTAGTGAATATCCTAGTTAA